Proteins from one Camelina sativa cultivar DH55 chromosome 8, Cs, whole genome shotgun sequence genomic window:
- the LOC104709460 gene encoding FBD-associated F-box protein At5g27750-like produces the protein MPGFDRLSELPESLITQILLCLPTKESAKTSVLSTRWKNLWLNVPGLDLNRQDVRNVDKQVFINIIDRFLEFNPESRLEKFKVNYSSREILGFKDRISTAINRGIRLLDAVSSTQHGKDDGSLDPYIEFMPLNLFTSKTLVSLKLLFSVLEDPGFVSLPCLKFMILHKVRWSGTMNLEKLVSGCPVLEELNLMRDMDEDKLVVACVRSRSLKRFDVPLAHEPLRRSRVPNTLLEIDAPGLEYMTLKQDHFGRVVVKNLTALVMVDLDIKFVVTYGMSFYTEDLSKRNEIRDFLTGISRARHMIISEKTVTALDRYSKVGTIPIFNNISRLQAVFPSSLLSVLPAFLESFPNLKNLSLTIYFAKEETVKLKLVDVPQCLVSTLECVEIKRLFEWEEEEMKIVSYFLENSAVLKKLIVSFVLDYPRYASNSEVYEELNKLTKHSRRCRIIVEEELE, from the exons ATGCCTGGGTTTGATAGACTCAGCGAATTACCAGAATCTTTGATCACTCAAATACTCCTATGCCTTCCGACCAAAGAGTCGGCGAAGACGAGTGTTTTATCGACTAGATGGAAGAATCTATGGCTTAATGTTCCTGGTCTTGACTTAAACCGCCAAGACGTCCGTAATGTAGACAAACAAGTGTTCATCAACATCATCGACAGGTTCCTCGAGTTTAACCCTGAGTCACGCCTGGAAAAATTCAAGGTGAATTACAGTAGCCGTGAGATACTCGGGTTCAAGGACCGGATCAGTACTGCGATTAACCGCGGAATCCGACTTCTTGATGCCGTGAGCAGTACGCAACATGGGAAGGATGATGGCTCTTTGGATCCTTATATCGAGTTCATGCCTCTGAATCTATTTACAAGCAAGACGTTGGTTTCTTTAAAGCTCTTGTTTTCGGTTCTTGAGGATCCGGGTTTTGTTTCTCTGCCTTGTCTTAAGTTCATGATTCTTCATAAAGTTAGATGGTCTGGTACTATGAATCTTGAGAAGCTCGTTTCTGGatgtcctgttcttgaagaaCTGAACTTGATGAGGGATATGGATGAGGATAAACTGGTGGTTGCGTGTGTGAGATCTCGGAGCCTGAAGAGGTTTGATGTTCCCTTAGCGCATGAACCTTTACGTAGATCAAGAGTCCCAAACACACTGCTTGAGATTGATGCTCCAGGACTAGAGTATATGACTCTCAAACAAGACCACTTCGGCAGAGTCGTAGTAAAGAACCTGACTGCCTTAGTCATGGTTGACCTTGATATCAAGTTTGTTGTCACGTATGGTATGAGTTTCTATACAGAGGACTTGTCAAAGAGAAATGAAATCCGTGATTTTCTCACTGGGATATCTAGAGCAAGACATATGATCATCTCTGAGAAAACAGTGACG GCCCTTGATCGTTACTCAAAAGTTGGAACGATTCCCATATTCAATAACATATCCCGTTTACAGGCTGTGTTCCCAAGCTCCTTGTTATCGGTTTTGCCAGCTTTTCTTGAGAGTTTCCCGAATCTGAAAAACTTAAGCTTG ACAATTTATTTTGCAAAGGAGGAGACGGTGAAGTTAAAACTCGTAGACGTGCCTCAGTGTTTGGTATCGACTCTCGAGTGTGTTGAGATCAAAAGATTGTTCGAATGGGAGGAAGAGGAGATGAAAATAGTGAGTTACTTTCTTGAAAACTCAGCAGTCCTCAAGAAACTCATTGTTAGTTTCGTCCTGGACTATCCTCGATATGCTTCGAATTCGGAAGTCTACGAGGAGCTTAATAAACTCACAAAACATTCTCGAAGATGTCGAATTATTGTTGAAGAAGAATTGGAATGA
- the LOC104707024 gene encoding protein DETOXIFICATION 12-like isoform X2 — MNTLEKEISPRRLRDSIRSELIRSKVKSLFDDAKSSTPVSVSKNCTNLNVACKRLALPLYNLLSNQSGNQSVNSFLSGQAFGAKLYRKLDVQTYTAMFCLALVCIPLSLVWLNMEKLLVFLGQDPAAWLIPGLFAYSVLQPFTRFFQNQSLLTAVHKDYFRVVNSRDCTCMMVLFGY; from the exons ATGAATACACTGGAGAAAGAGATCTCGCCTCGTCGTCTACGAGATTCGATTCGATCAGAGCTGATTCGATCCAAG GTCAAGTCTTTGTTTGATGATGCTAAATCCAGCACCCCGGTCAGTGTATCCAAGAATTGTACCAATCTCAATGTTGCTTGCAAAAGGCTAGCCCTTCCTCTCTACAATCTCCTCTCAAATCAGTCAGGGAACCAAAGCGTCAACTCATTCCTCAG CGGTCAAGCTTTCGGAGCTAAGCTATATCGGAAACTAGATGTTCAGACTTACACAGCCATGTTTTGTCTTGCTTTGGTGTGTATCCCTCTTTCTCTCGTTTGGCTCAACATGGAAAAGCTTCTTGTGTTCCTGGGACAAGACCCTGCTGCCTGGCTTATCCCTGGACTCTTTGCTTACTCTGTTCTACAGCCTTTCACTCGCTTCTTTCAAAACCAGA gTTTGCTTACGGCTGTTCATAAGGATTATTTTAGAGTTGTGAACTCGAGGGATTGCACATGTATGATGGTTCTCTTTGGCTATTGA
- the LOC104707024 gene encoding protein DETOXIFICATION 7-like isoform X1 → MNTLEKEISPRRLRDSIRSELIRSKVKSLFDDAKSSTPVSVSKNCTNLNVACKRLALPLYNLLSNQSGNQSVNSFLSLVLFALDTLSGQAFGAKLYRKLDVQTYTAMFCLALVCIPLSLVWLNMEKLLVFLGQDPAAWLIPGLFAYSVLQPFTRFFQNQSLLTAVHKDYFRVVNSRDCTCMMVLFGY, encoded by the exons ATGAATACACTGGAGAAAGAGATCTCGCCTCGTCGTCTACGAGATTCGATTCGATCAGAGCTGATTCGATCCAAG GTCAAGTCTTTGTTTGATGATGCTAAATCCAGCACCCCGGTCAGTGTATCCAAGAATTGTACCAATCTCAATGTTGCTTGCAAAAGGCTAGCCCTTCCTCTCTACAATCTCCTCTCAAATCAGTCAGGGAACCAAAGCGTCAACTCATTCCTCAG tCTTGTCTTGTTTGCCTTGGATACTTTGAGCGGTCAAGCTTTCGGAGCTAAGCTATATCGGAAACTAGATGTTCAGACTTACACAGCCATGTTTTGTCTTGCTTTGGTGTGTATCCCTCTTTCTCTCGTTTGGCTCAACATGGAAAAGCTTCTTGTGTTCCTGGGACAAGACCCTGCTGCCTGGCTTATCCCTGGACTCTTTGCTTACTCTGTTCTACAGCCTTTCACTCGCTTCTTTCAAAACCAGA gTTTGCTTACGGCTGTTCATAAGGATTATTTTAGAGTTGTGAACTCGAGGGATTGCACATGTATGATGGTTCTCTTTGGCTATTGA